The DNA region GGTGCTTACGCCCGGTATGGCCGAAGCCTGGAAGGGGGCTTGTGCAATTAACCCGCCGAGATTGGCCGCCTGAATCTGCTGTTTGGTGGAAAGGAACAACCTGCCCAGCGAAGTATTTTCGACACCCGAATAATCGTCACTAAGGATATACCCCAGCAGGCTGCGTTTTTTCTTCAGGGTGGTGTCGGTGCTCCTTACGTTAACATCTGCTAAAAAAGTAACCGTAGTATCCTTATAAAACTCTTTGCTTATTGTTAAGGTGATCGGCTGGCCTTCGTTGCGGACGGTCATATCAAAATGGCCTTCCTTGTCGGTCAATACCGATTGCAATTGTTCGTGCGAGTATACACTGGCATTAGGCAGGTTATGACCCGTTTGCTCGTCGGTTACGGTACCGCTGATGTTGTAGTTGTCGCCATCTGTAGCGGCCTTGTCTGTTACTATGGTGAGTTGTAAGGGCGCATATCTCAGGATAATAAAATTCTTTGTTTCACGGTACTCAAAGCGATAGCGAAGCATGTGGTCAAGCACTTCTTTAATCGTCCAGTTATCAGCATTGATGGTAACCAGACTGTCGGTTTTTACAATGTTGCTGTTGTACGAAAAGTAGAAGTTGCCTTTTTGTTCGATGGTTTTAAGCACCGTGCCCAGTCGCATTTCGGTTACATGGACGGATATGTTTTTGGAGAGGATGGAATCGGCATGAGCGGTTAAGGCCGAGAGAAGCAGCAGGCAGATGGCGTAGCTTAGGTAATGATGTAGCTTATACAACATAAATATCTAACGTGTATATTAAATTATGTCATTGCGAGTGAAGCGTGGAATCCCGCAGCAATTATTCCACCACATCATTGCCTTGACGGCTTCCAAACGGGCTGTCATGGGTAGCCCGTCGAAGTATGGCGGGCAGGCCTCTGCGCACGAGTCTTCGACAGGCTCAGACTGACAGGCCCTTTTTGTCATTTCACCTTCAGAGGCCCCGGATTTAAATCACTCAGTATGACAGCGCACCATATACAATATTTTACTTCAACACAACCCCCTTTTTCCCGCGCTCTACTTTGATCTTGAACGTTTCGGAGATCACAACCAATACCTGATCTAACGACTGATCTTTAAACACCGTAGTGATAGGCAGGTTGGCAATGGCTTTATTGCCGATAACAATGTGCGCCCCGTACACTTCGTTTAATGAACCTACCAGCTCATTTAGCGGGGTTTCATCGCAAACCAGTTCGTGGGTTGCATAGTAGTTATATAAACGTCCTTTGATGCTTTCTTTAGCCTGCAGGCCATCCTTGCCGGTAACCAACACCTTTTCGCCGGGGTTAAGGTTTACGCTTTTTTTCTTTTCGCTTACGTTAACTATGCCCGTTTCAACAATAACCTGCGTTTTGCCATTGCGGCTCTTTATATTGAATGACGTGCCAACCACCCTAACCGTTACACCGTTCACCCTAATTATAAAAGGTTTGGTTTTATCGGGCGTAACTTTAAAAAACGCTTCACCCAGCATAGTCACCGGGCGGATTTTGCCGGTAAATTTTTCTGGGTAAATAAGTGTGCTATGACTGTTCATGGTAACTACCGAACCATCGGGCAGGGTTTGCGCACGGGTTTTAGACTTGCTGTCTATCTTAACAAAAGCAATTGCCTTGTTATCATAATAATGACTTAGGGTTAGCCAGGCCACCGTGCAAACCAGCAGCAACGATGCAGCTATACCCACCCACCAGCTGGTTTTCATTTTGTGAATCTGTGCCGGTTGGGTTGGCGTTGTGACTGTATCGCTGATCCTCTTTTGCAGCCGGAGATAGGCCGCATCCTCATCCAGCGTTTTGGCAGAGGCAATTTGCCGGCTCTCATCCCAGATCAGTTTAAAATTATCATACTCCTGCCTGTTAGCCGGCGAATCCGCTATCCAGTTCTGTATAGCCTCCACCTCGGCGGGCGTAGCTTCGCCAACCAGGTGTTTCACCAGCAAATCATCATCTATGGGCATACCGGTATAGCTCATACAAACCAATTAATTAGTAACAATAAAATTATAGGTAAAAACTCGGCCAGTTTTTGGCGCATTACCCGCAGCGCCTTGCCCATCTGGTTTTCGATGGTTTTGATTGAGAGGCCCATCTGATCGGCAATTTGCTGGTATTTCAACTGCTCAAACCTGCTGAGTTGAAAAATGATACGGCACTGCTCGGGCAGTTCGCTCAGGGCTTTTTCAATGTGCTTTTGCAGTTCGGCCGAGAGCAGTTTTTTTGAGGCCGAATCATCGTTGCCAACCTGCTCCATCTCATCGGCATAATAAACACCAAAGTTGGCGCGCACCTTCTGGTGTTTTAAATAATTCAAACTTTCGTTATGTACCGAGCGGTACAGGTAAGCCTTGATACTGCCATCGGGTTTAAGCTGATCGCGTTTTTCCCAAATGCGGCAAAATACGTTTTGTACTACCTCTTCGGCCATTTCATCATCCTTTAAAAAAGTGTAGGCATAGGCATGCAGACTTTTAAAGTGATCTTTAAAAAGCCGTTCAAAAGCCTTCTGGCTTCCCTGTTTAATTAAACCAATGGCCGTGCTATCGCTGTATTCCACTTTTAAGGTGCAGATGTTAGCGCTAAAGATAGCTTGTTTGGCCGTTAAATTCATAGAGCCCAAATGTTAAAAAATCAATCAGGCCAGTTGAATCTGGATAGTATACAGCGAATGATGAATATCCACCTTGCTGCACACCCCGTTGGTATAGCTGTAAAAGTTATAGTTGCCATCGGGCAGGTCAATGCGGTACACGTGCGGGCTCACCTGCTTAACCTGCAAAAACTGCTGAAAGTTATCAGAGTATACCTGTGCCTGGTCGTTAGGCTCATGGCAGTACAGCAGCATCAGGTTGGCGGCTATTTGTTTTTGATCAACCGTTTTGCCGCATTTGCCTTCGGCGGTGGTTTGGTAGCCCGAGGCCACGGCTTTGGTTTGGCGGTTGCATTTTTCTGAACCATTGACATTTCTGCACACCTGCGAACTCATGAGCTTGCCATTGTTAAAAGTGCTCTCCTCCTGGATCTCCACCTTGATGCTGAAAATGAAGCGCATTTTTACCTCGGAGATCATTTTGAGGTACAGCTCATCGCCCTGGCGTTTTTGATACAGGTTCATGTGGCCAACCACCTTGCCGCTGTGCAGCACATTGTACTTAACCGTTTGTTCCTGCGCAAGGGCACCTACAGCAAGACACAATAATGCCACCACCATAGCCGCCCATTTTAGCGGACCGAAGATATTGAACGTTGGAAAAGTTTTATTTTGAAGAGCAGGCCGGATATATTTTTTAAATAACCAAATTATTAAAGCGGGTATCATGGGTTGTCATTTTAAAGTGATTGAATAAAGCTTTTAACGCGTTTACTTTATTACAACACTCTAAACTTTTACCCCTATGCCTTTGCATTATTTTGTTCGATTAATTAAATTACTACTATGCCTATATGAATTATATAATTTCAAATATATGTAAAAAAACGGGTGTCCCAATTTTTTGATTCCCCACAAAAAAATGAAAATAGCGCGCTGTCCTTTTTTGCGAAAATAAGCGTGTTCCATTTTTTGAGTGTGAAAACGCGAAACACATTTTTTATGAAACATACTGATAATCAAACAATTAATATTTCGACTGAAACAATGATAAAATACTGACAATCAATTACTAAAACTTTTAGGAGTGAAATATGGCCTTAATTGAGGCAGCGCCGGCAGAAGGATTTTTTTGGTAATTTTTTGATGTTTTTTAACGAAAATGGCTTTAGGCGATGTGGGTTGGTTGGGATGCTGACAATATAGCGCCACCAATTTTGTGAGGTTTAAGAGCTATTTTATACTAACCATTTTGCTGATGTCGGCAAAATGGTTAGCGGCTATTTGATATCTGCAACGGTTTGAAGAATATACATAAACGAAGCCAAATCCATTCCGTTATCAACGGCCTCATCTGTGTACTCCGCACTTTCAAATTCGTGGAAGGTATGGTCAAGTTCGTTATCCCATGAGCCGAAATGAAGGTCGGGCACTCGCCACTGATCTGCATAAAACCAGTGGTGGGATATGAGTTTCGAGCGGATTAAATCTTCCAATGCAGATAACTTAATATTTTGCGGGTTATCAAATACAGTGCTGTTGAAGTTTTTATAATTACCGCCATCGCGGTAGAGGTATTTGAACTTGATGTTGGGCACCCCGCAAGGTATACCGAATTTTGTTGTTTGTCAATCGGAGATAAGTGAACTTTTAGGGTTATCCAACAGCAAGCTTACCGCTCTCTTTCCAAATATAAGCCGGCATAGGCTCGTTCAATTGCCACTCAATGTTCATCGGTTTTGATCCGCTTGATTTTATAAAGTTAGCTTGTCCTAAAAACACGTACGACATAGTGAATCCAAACTCATCGTCGTTTTGCTCTCTCACAAAAAGCAAGATTTTCTTATCATCATCTTTATGGTTTATATAAGATAATCCTTTAAGCGATTCTGGAGATGTTGCATTTTGTGATTGCCAATGGAAAAGATATTCGTTTATGGCATAATCATCATAAAGAGTTGTTGGTGAATATTCTTTATCAGATTTTTTTAATGTTACAAAAAACGCTTCCGTATTTAATTCTTTATTTAATGCAACCCCCTCCCTGTTAGATGATGCTTTATCAAAGCTATGTAGTTGCATGGCTACTAAAATTTGGTCGCGATTATAACGACTATGTACTTGTAAAGGGAATGGGAAATCTAAAGCTATAGGTTTTTCTACAAAATCGACCCTACTTATTAGAATATCTATCACCTCTTGAAGTTCAGCAACCATGATTGGATTATTGCTAATTTGTAGCATACTTTTTTCGATAGAATCAAAGCCAGCGTCTGGCCCTGCTTTTTGCCAAACATCGTAATAGAACATTAAAAGCATTTGCTGCTGCACCGAATCCAAGCTATTGATAATAAATCTATTATCAATTAATGACTTAATAAAATGCAAGTAACTTACGGAATTACATTGCAATAGTTTTCTGGCGATAGATCCAGTTAAAACGGATTCATTAGGCTCGTCAAAGTTACTAATAGCTCCAGCCTCTGCGCATAGCCTTTTCCATCCAAGCTTTTTATTTTTATAAATTAAAGGGAGGTCAATATTCTGAATTCTAATAAAGTTTTTTAACGTTAATGGCAAGGCTATTTGCAAATGAAAGCTTCTGATTTTATTTATTAGTTGTGTTCTATTAAATCCTATTGCAGCTGTTATGTTTTTTAGAATAATTTCTTTTGCTTTCTTTTCGAGTACTATTGAACAGCCTAAAGGTAAATGAGGAAATTCATCTTCTATCTCAGTAATAATTGACGTATGCGTTTTACCAATAAGCGCTCTGAATTTGTGCTCAAAATCGTACTCCGGTCTTGAGTTTCCAACAAAGTCAAGAACGGTTAAGCAATCTTTGGTGTTGGCAAGACGCAAACCTCTACCTAATTGTTGAAGGAAAATAGTAAGACTCTCGGTTGGTCGTAAAAATAAAACGGTGTCGATTTCCGGAATATCAACCCCCTCATTAAAGATATCTCTCACAAAAAGGTAATTAATTTCTTTTCGTTTAAGCCGGGCTCGCAATTCATCCCGATTGT from Mucilaginibacter sp. SJ includes:
- a CDS encoding FecR domain-containing protein, coding for MSYTGMPIDDDLLVKHLVGEATPAEVEAIQNWIADSPANRQEYDNFKLIWDESRQIASAKTLDEDAAYLRLQKRISDTVTTPTQPAQIHKMKTSWWVGIAASLLLVCTVAWLTLSHYYDNKAIAFVKIDSKSKTRAQTLPDGSVVTMNSHSTLIYPEKFTGKIRPVTMLGEAFFKVTPDKTKPFIIRVNGVTVRVVGTSFNIKSRNGKTQVIVETGIVNVSEKKKSVNLNPGEKVLVTGKDGLQAKESIKGRLYNYYATHELVCDETPLNELVGSLNEVYGAHIVIGNKAIANLPITTVFKDQSLDQVLVVISETFKIKVERGKKGVVLK
- a CDS encoding RNA polymerase sigma-70 factor → MNLTAKQAIFSANICTLKVEYSDSTAIGLIKQGSQKAFERLFKDHFKSLHAYAYTFLKDDEMAEEVVQNVFCRIWEKRDQLKPDGSIKAYLYRSVHNESLNYLKHQKVRANFGVYYADEMEQVGNDDSASKKLLSAELQKHIEKALSELPEQCRIIFQLSRFEQLKYQQIADQMGLSIKTIENQMGKALRVMRQKLAEFLPIILLLLINWFV
- a CDS encoding DUF6134 family protein — its product is MIPALIIWLFKKYIRPALQNKTFPTFNIFGPLKWAAMVVALLCLAVGALAQEQTVKYNVLHSGKVVGHMNLYQKRQGDELYLKMISEVKMRFIFSIKVEIQEESTFNNGKLMSSQVCRNVNGSEKCNRQTKAVASGYQTTAEGKCGKTVDQKQIAANLMLLYCHEPNDQAQVYSDNFQQFLQVKQVSPHVYRIDLPDGNYNFYSYTNGVCSKVDIHHSLYTIQIQLA